From a single Pseudalkalibacillus hwajinpoensis genomic region:
- a CDS encoding DUF4129 domain-containing transglutaminase family protein translates to MQQVNEKTDWLFSLLLYGLGFLLFWEWLRPLTVLTDTGQTEIFILFTAFVFLLSYFQLPFWLSFPIKAALLIYALHAMFFPGPFFDFLWFEYFISDVSQNVGYLFDTNWEGLSNVFRTLLFFILLWLISYLMQYWLIQTRRIFLFLLVTIVYISVIDTFTVYNADNAIIRIVVIGFILLGLLQILRIQEQEGVTFSKGRFPVYWLMPLVIIIAFSSLFGYIAPKAEPQWPDPVPFLKKTTGDGDGAGNGNGISKIGYGEDDSRLGGPFVMDDTPVFTAEIKDRGYWRVETKDVYTGKGWEASSNDRSPFEGRTEILFEDSVEVEALDTKISMSGNENFDFLIHPGQVTDIQTGEDVEFLVNPLTGKVFTQNLGEPLVLDNYDLAYESPTFSEKLLRDAPVEYPNQIQERYLQLPETLPERVGALAEEITGDETNPYDKARAIENYFVGNGFVYETMDVEVPGENEDYVDQFLFESKLGYCDNYSSSMTVLLRSLGIPARWVKGFTEGEFVEAAGDYREYEITNNNAHSWVEAYFPGIGWVPFEPTRGFSGQADFVNDYNANEASNTETPDPVQPEEEQAQQPEQAIDQQASSSGSSSFSFEWTIWHTIGLVLLLMALAYLVFINYKKWLKRIVISRYRKRDDGRALSEAYFRLLWLLELHGIKRGNDQTLREYAVQVDRELQTQDMKVLTRSYEENYYRGKTSDTSWHEMRELWENLIKKMES, encoded by the coding sequence GTGCAACAAGTTAATGAAAAAACAGACTGGCTGTTCTCCCTGCTCCTTTATGGTCTTGGTTTTCTATTATTCTGGGAGTGGTTAAGACCACTCACTGTTTTAACCGATACAGGACAGACAGAAATTTTTATTTTGTTTACAGCGTTTGTGTTTCTCCTTTCATATTTCCAATTGCCGTTCTGGTTATCGTTTCCAATTAAAGCAGCTTTGTTAATATATGCCCTACACGCCATGTTTTTTCCGGGACCATTCTTTGATTTTCTCTGGTTTGAATATTTTATCTCAGATGTCTCTCAGAATGTGGGATACCTATTTGATACAAATTGGGAAGGACTTTCAAACGTTTTCCGAACGCTTCTGTTTTTCATTCTCTTATGGCTCATTAGTTATTTAATGCAATACTGGCTCATTCAAACAAGAAGAATCTTTTTATTTCTTCTCGTTACAATTGTCTACATTTCAGTTATTGATACATTTACCGTCTACAATGCCGACAATGCAATTATTCGTATCGTTGTGATTGGTTTTATCTTGCTTGGTTTATTGCAAATCCTTCGAATTCAGGAGCAGGAGGGCGTTACGTTTTCAAAAGGACGTTTCCCTGTATACTGGCTGATGCCTCTCGTTATTATCATTGCGTTTTCATCACTATTTGGCTACATTGCACCAAAGGCTGAGCCGCAGTGGCCAGACCCTGTCCCTTTTTTAAAAAAGACAACTGGTGACGGTGATGGAGCTGGGAATGGAAACGGGATAAGCAAAATTGGCTATGGTGAGGATGACTCGCGTCTTGGTGGTCCATTTGTGATGGATGACACGCCAGTTTTTACAGCTGAAATTAAAGATCGAGGCTACTGGCGCGTTGAAACGAAAGACGTGTATACCGGAAAAGGCTGGGAGGCGTCATCCAATGATCGAAGTCCTTTTGAAGGTCGTACGGAAATCTTATTCGAAGACAGTGTTGAAGTCGAAGCGCTTGATACAAAAATTAGCATGAGTGGAAATGAGAACTTCGATTTCCTTATTCACCCCGGTCAGGTAACTGATATACAGACAGGGGAAGATGTTGAATTTCTAGTAAATCCGCTTACTGGGAAAGTGTTTACACAAAATCTCGGTGAACCTCTGGTGCTTGATAACTATGACCTTGCTTATGAATCTCCTACTTTCTCAGAAAAGCTATTAAGAGACGCGCCGGTCGAGTATCCGAATCAGATACAAGAAAGATATCTTCAATTGCCAGAAACCCTACCAGAAAGAGTTGGCGCTCTTGCTGAAGAAATTACAGGGGATGAAACCAATCCTTACGATAAAGCGCGAGCTATTGAGAATTACTTCGTTGGAAATGGATTCGTTTATGAAACAATGGATGTAGAGGTACCTGGTGAAAATGAGGATTATGTTGATCAGTTTTTATTTGAAAGTAAGCTAGGGTATTGTGATAACTATTCTAGTTCCATGACGGTACTCCTTAGAAGTCTGGGGATTCCGGCACGCTGGGTGAAAGGATTTACGGAAGGTGAGTTCGTCGAGGCGGCTGGAGACTATCGTGAGTATGAAATTACAAACAACAATGCCCACTCATGGGTGGAAGCTTATTTTCCTGGAATTGGCTGGGTGCCATTCGAACCAACGAGAGGATTTTCAGGTCAAGCTGATTTTGTGAATGATTACAATGCCAATGAAGCCTCAAATACAGAAACACCCGACCCGGTTCAGCCTGAAGAAGAACAGGCTCAGCAGCCTGAGCAGGCGATTGACCAGCAGGCATCCTCGTCTGGATCATCATCCTTCTCTTTTGAGTGGACGATCTGGCATACAATTGGACTTGTTCTCTTACTGATGGCTCTCGCTTATCTTGTGTTTATAAATTATAAGAAGTGGCTAAAGCGTATTGTTATATCCCGCTATAGAAAGCGTGACGATGGAAGGGCTCTTTCTGAAGCTTATTTCCGTCTCCTCTGGCTTCTAGAACTTCACGGGATAAAACGTGGAAATGATCAGACGCTCAGGGAATATGCGGTGCAAGTCGATCGAGAGCTTCAGACGCAGGATATGAAGGTCTTAACGAGGAGCTATGAGGAAAATTACTATCGAGGAAAAACAAGCGATACCTCATGGCATGAAATGAGGGAATTGTGGGAAAATTTAATCAAAAAGATGGAATCTTGA